In the genome of candidate division KSB1 bacterium, the window GCGTCCTTTAAGAGCATCTTTAGGGATGCCGCGTGCGCCGACCAGGCCGCGTTCTTCATCGACCGTAAAAAGCCCCTCGAGGGGACCGTGAATCAGCGTGTTGTCCTCAAAAATTGCCAGCATCGCGGCTACCCCGATGCCGTTGTCGGCGCCCAAAGTCGTCCCGTCTGCCGTGAGCCAACCGTCTTTGATTTTTACCTGAATCGGGTCGCGATTGAAATCGAATACCTTATCGGCATTCTTTTCACAGACCATATCCAAATGACTCTGCAGTACAACGGTCGGCGCGTTTTCATGGCCGGGAGAGGCTTTTTTTCTTACCACAACATTGCCGACTGCGTCCTGCTCAGCTTCCAACCCCAAACTTTTGGCAACAGAGAGGACATAATCGGCTGCGGCTTTTTCCTGCCCCGATGGACGCGGAATTTGACGCAGACGATCGAAATGTTTCCACAACAGTGCCGGCTTGAGACCTTCAAACGGCGACATAGAAACCTCCATTGTGCATTTCAGGAAATTTCTCTCAGCTTTTTCAATAGAATGATGGTTCGCAGCCCTTCGGTATTTTATGATGTCTCGACGCCCTCTATAGACTCCGATCCATCGTAAAGCTTTCTGCTCAATATAAGGCTGCTGCCGCGGAATTCCAAGAAAAGACTCTACCGTGATTTCACCGCAACGTTTCCGTTTACGGTTTCAGCTTCAATGAACGCTCCGCCGCCGTTTATCCTGCCTCGCAGTTTGCCTTCGCTCCAGCCGTCGACGACTTCCAGCGGAAGATCTGTTTTGACCTTCCCGTTGACGGTAGAAATGCGTATATCCGCTGCCGTAGTCTTTGGTATTACCAGGGTAATGCCGCCGTTAACCGTTCCAAGACTGACTTTATCCGAAGGCAATAACTTACTCAACTCAAGATAAATAGACCCATTCGTTGTTTCGGCCCTAACCGAAGCCTTACACCCTACAGCGCTCAAGCTGCCGTTGACCGTTTTCATGACCAAACGTCTTTCCATGCCGTCGATGTTCACTGTTCCATTGACGGTTTCAGCCTGGACGGCTTTATCTTTTGGGACTTTGATGTAAAAATCGACTTGCAGTTCTGCGGCGCCGCCGAAAAGACGCTCAAAAAAGCCAAAAGGCCTCATGCTCATGGGTTCTATGCCGATCAGCAGGTCGTTGCCGCTTTTTTCGATCAGCAGGTTCACTTTTTTCAGATAACGCTCTGCGTTTGCACGGCTTGCAGCCCGAACGCGAATATCGGCGTCAATGAGTACCGCCTTTTCATCATAAGTGTCTACGACAATTGAACCATTTATCGTTCTGACTTTGACGCAGTCTCCGTTAAAATCCACATTACGGGAAAACTGCTTTGTTGCCGTACCCGAGAAAACGCTCTCAAGAGCCGCCAAAAGAAACATGATCGACCAACTCATGGTTCGTTGAGGCATAAATAGGCTCCTCTTTATACTTTCAGGATGATTTACGTAAAAAAAGTCTTAAAGTTACGAAACATCCCATGTTCAATCAAACAAGGAATTTAGAAAGGGACTTGACTGTTGACACTATCCGTAATTGTTGGTAAATTGTTTTGCAGGAAAAAGTTTTACGAAACTGAAAAGGCAAAGGCTGCACGCGTGGAAATTGCAGAAATCGCCGCTCCCGTTCAAGATTTTTTTGACCGTTTTGAAAGTGAATTTCTCAACCGGTTTAAATCTGCCGTCCCGTTGGCCGACCAAGCCGTCAACTATTTAGCCCGCAAAAAAGGCAAGCGCCTGCGTCCTCTGTTGGTGTTCTTGACCGCTTCTCTCCACGGCCGTCTTTCGCCTCGAACAATGAGTGCGGCGGTGGTGATCGAAATGTTCCACACGGCAACCCTGGTGCACGACGACGTAGTCGATGAATCGCATTTACGTCGAGGATCGCCTACCGTCAATGACATTTGGGGAAACAGAATCTCCATTTTGATCGGCGATCTTTTATTCAGCAAAACGCTGGCCGGTATTGTCGATTTGCAGGATACAGAAGCTGTGGCAGTTTTAGCCGAGACGGCCGAGCGCATTACTGAAGGCGAGCTATTGCAGATCGCCTACAGTCGGGAGGGAACGCTTTCGGAAGCAAGCTATTTCGATTTGATTGCCAAAAAGACCGCCTCGTTGTTCAACGCTTCCTGTCAATTGGGCGCCATGACCGTCGGCGAAAACGGTTCGGCGCGCCGAAAGATGGCCGAATTCGGCGAAAATTTCGGCATCGCTTTTCAAATCATGGATGATCTTTTGGACTATATCGGCGATGAAAAGCTGATGGGAAAACCGACCGGCAGCGACCTGCGCGAAGGCAAGGTCACTTTGCCGCTCATTTTCGCCCTCAGACAGGCAGAAAGCAAGGAACGACTGCGCATTATCGAGATGATTACCGAGGGCATCAGCAACGACGAGCAGGCCAAGCAGATCATCCGGTTTGCAGATGAATACGGCGGCATTCAGTACGCTCACAATCAAGTTCGAGCCTACTTGAAAAACGCCTTGGCGGTTTTGGATAGTTATCCCGATTCTCCGAGCCGCCGCAGTCTTGCAGCCTTGGTCGAGTTGTCAACCAGTCGAAATCGTTAGCCGTTCCCGCAAATCAGTTTCTCCAGATTCCAAAAGGAGCTTGTTCTATGAGACCGCGATCTTTGGTGACCGGCGGTGCCGGATTTTTGGGTTCTCATCTTTGTGAATATCTCTTGCGAAAGGGCCACGAAGTCATTGCGATGGACAATCTGCTGACCGGTACGGTGGCAAACATCGAACATCTCCAGGGCGAACATTTCAAGTTCATCAAGCACGACGTGACCGAATACATCTATATCGCCGGAAAAATCGATTATATCTGGCATTTTGCCTCGCCCGCCAGTCCGCTCGACTATCTGCAGCTGCCGATTCAGACGCTCAAAGTCGGAGCATTGGGTACCCACAAAGCGCTCGGCCTGGCGTTGGAAAAGAAAGCGAGTTTTCTGCTCGCTTCTACCTCGGAAGTATACGGGGATCCGCTCGAACATCCGCAAAAAGAGACTTATTGGGGCAATGTCAATCCTGTAGGGC includes:
- a CDS encoding polyprenyl synthetase family protein, which gives rise to MEIAEIAAPVQDFFDRFESEFLNRFKSAVPLADQAVNYLARKKGKRLRPLLVFLTASLHGRLSPRTMSAAVVIEMFHTATLVHDDVVDESHLRRGSPTVNDIWGNRISILIGDLLFSKTLAGIVDLQDTEAVAVLAETAERITEGELLQIAYSREGTLSEASYFDLIAKKTASLFNASCQLGAMTVGENGSARRKMAEFGENFGIAFQIMDDLLDYIGDEKLMGKPTGSDLREGKVTLPLIFALRQAESKERLRIIEMITEGISNDEQAKQIIRFADEYGGIQYAHNQVRAYLKNALAVLDSYPDSPSRRSLAALVELSTSRNR